In Nostoc sp. UHCC 0926, a single genomic region encodes these proteins:
- a CDS encoding GlsB/YeaQ/YmgE family stress response membrane protein, whose amino-acid sequence MSIIAWVVLGLLAGAIAKATYPDYQGGGIVSTIVLGIIGAFVSGSLFTLIQTGTLQNTAAAATALTLPGILVAVLGAIVAIYLWGLIRKSSNA is encoded by the coding sequence ATGAGTATTATTGCTTGGGTAGTTTTAGGACTTTTGGCAGGTGCGATTGCTAAGGCTACTTATCCTGATTATCAAGGTGGTGGAATTGTGTCCACAATAGTTTTGGGTATCATTGGTGCTTTCGTCAGTGGAAGTCTATTTACCTTGATACAAACAGGAACTCTGCAAAATACTGCGGCTGCTGCTACTGCTTTAACTCTTCCAGGTATTTTAGTGGCTGTGCTAGGTGCAATTGTTGCTATTTATCTATGGGGATTAATCAGAAAAAGTAGCAATGCCTAA